A window of the Pedobacter frigiditerrae genome harbors these coding sequences:
- a CDS encoding YafY family protein, whose translation MNRIDRLFGILILLQSRKYVTAEKVAHQFGISVRTVYRDMKALGEQGIPLSFEPHKGYFIVQGYFLPPVSFNSDEANALILMERFLAGFSDKSITQHYTTALNKVKAVLRTSQKEKLEKLNEHIKLQLPERLTNDVEHLSVLQNAISAKCIIEIDYKNNKDEVSKREVEPIGLIFYAFSWHLIAWCHLRNEYRDFKVNNIIEVKCTDSPFIKTEHMALNDYMKLLPVNY comes from the coding sequence ATGAATCGCATCGATAGACTTTTTGGAATTTTAATACTTTTACAATCGAGGAAATATGTAACCGCGGAGAAAGTGGCTCATCAATTTGGCATCAGCGTTCGTACGGTTTACAGAGACATGAAGGCGCTTGGCGAACAAGGCATTCCCCTAAGTTTCGAACCTCATAAAGGCTATTTCATTGTTCAAGGCTATTTCCTGCCTCCAGTTTCCTTTAATTCTGATGAGGCAAATGCCTTAATTTTAATGGAACGTTTTTTAGCAGGTTTTTCAGATAAGTCAATTACCCAACACTATACAACAGCACTAAATAAAGTAAAAGCTGTGCTTCGAACCTCGCAAAAAGAAAAGTTAGAAAAATTAAACGAGCACATTAAACTTCAACTGCCAGAACGTTTAACAAATGATGTAGAGCATCTCTCTGTTTTGCAAAATGCAATTTCCGCAAAATGCATCATCGAGATAGATTACAAAAACAATAAAGATGAAGTTAGTAAACGAGAAGTAGAACCAATCGGCCTTATTTTTTATGCTTTCAGCTGGCATTTAATTGCTTGGTGCCATTTAAGAAACGAGTACCGAGATTTTAAAGTTAACAACATCATCGAAGTTAAATGCACTGATTCCCCCTTTATCAAAACCGAGCACATGGCGTTAAACGATTACATGAAATTGCTGCCAGTTAATTATTAG
- a CDS encoding DinB family protein, with the protein MNIIKLLLSELESEAQTTRKFLTLVPLEKGDWAPHEKSMKMKALASHIAELPAWIKLALTTEELDFATAPYEPVQVESNNDLLSLLEKSLEEARTSLNEAKEEDFSKRWLLRTAETIHADMSVYEMIRVSFSQTTHHRAQLGVYFRLLDIPVPASYGPTADDQNF; encoded by the coding sequence ATGAACATTATCAAATTATTATTATCAGAATTAGAAAGCGAAGCGCAAACAACTCGTAAATTTTTAACACTTGTTCCATTAGAAAAAGGCGATTGGGCTCCTCATGAAAAAAGCATGAAGATGAAAGCGTTAGCCTCACATATTGCCGAACTACCTGCTTGGATTAAGTTAGCATTAACAACAGAGGAATTAGATTTTGCTACGGCACCTTATGAACCAGTTCAAGTAGAAAGCAACAACGACCTATTATCCCTTCTAGAAAAAAGTTTAGAAGAAGCTAGAACAAGTTTAAATGAGGCTAAGGAAGAAGATTTTAGTAAAAGATGGCTATTAAGAACTGCTGAAACCATTCACGCAGATATGTCAGTTTATGAAATGATTCGTGTTTCATTTAGCCAAACTACGCACCACAGGGCCCAATTGGGTGTCTACTTCCGCCTGTTAGATATTCCTGTTCCTGCAAGTTATGGTCCAACTGCAGACGACCAGAATTTTTAA
- the dxs gene encoding 1-deoxy-D-xylulose-5-phosphate synthase encodes MEVKTGPLLSTINYPADLKQYSEQDLEQICQELRQYIIDVVSVNGGHFGASLGVVELTVALHYALNTPYDKLVWDVGHQAYGHKILTGRRGQFHTNRILNGISGFPKISESEYDTFGVGHSSTSISAALGMAVASHYKGEKDRQHVAVIGDGAMTAGLAFEGLNHAGIENSNLLVVLNDNCMSIDPNVGALKEYLTSITTSKSYNRFRDDVSNVLTKLSELGPNAHKYVKKIEKSIKGTLLKQSNMFEALNFRYFGPVDGHDVKRLASIIKDLKDIPGPKLLHCVTVKGKGFALAEKDQTKWHAPGLFDKITGEIKKSVPDKPQPPKYQDVFGHTLVELAEANAKIVGITPAMPSGSSMNIMMKAMPSRAFDVGIAEQHAVTFSAGLATQGLVPFCNIYSSFMQRAYDQVIHDVAIQNLNVVFCLDRAGLAGADGATHHGAYDLAYMRCIPNMVIASPMNEEELRNLMFTAQQENIGPFTIRYPRGSGVMADWKRPFKALEIGKGRKISEGEDVAILSIGHVGNFAVDACKELNSEGIHPAHYDLRFVKPLDATMLHEVFSRYKNIITIEDGCLQGGMGSAIIEFMADHNYQANVVRLGIPDEFIEHGEQPELWAICGYDTNAIINAVKKLAVSRTTKTMAS; translated from the coding sequence ATGGAAGTTAAAACCGGACCTCTATTATCAACTATCAATTATCCTGCTGATTTAAAGCAGTATAGCGAACAAGATTTAGAGCAAATATGCCAAGAGTTACGTCAATACATTATTGATGTGGTAAGTGTAAATGGAGGGCATTTTGGTGCCAGTTTGGGCGTTGTAGAGTTAACGGTAGCTTTGCACTATGCCTTAAATACACCCTATGATAAATTGGTTTGGGATGTGGGCCACCAAGCTTATGGACATAAGATCCTAACTGGAAGAAGGGGGCAATTCCATACCAACAGAATTTTGAATGGCATAAGCGGCTTCCCTAAAATCAGCGAAAGTGAATATGATACTTTTGGTGTAGGTCACTCTTCTACCTCAATCTCTGCAGCTTTAGGTATGGCTGTAGCTTCACATTATAAGGGAGAAAAAGACAGACAACACGTAGCTGTAATAGGTGATGGCGCAATGACAGCAGGCCTTGCATTTGAAGGTTTAAACCATGCAGGGATAGAGAACTCTAACCTATTAGTGGTTTTGAATGACAACTGCATGTCAATAGACCCTAATGTTGGCGCATTAAAGGAATATCTAACCAGCATTACCACTTCCAAATCATACAATCGTTTCCGTGATGATGTATCCAATGTATTAACCAAGCTATCGGAACTTGGCCCTAATGCACATAAATACGTTAAAAAAATAGAGAAAAGCATAAAAGGCACATTGCTGAAACAAAGCAACATGTTCGAGGCGCTAAACTTTAGGTATTTTGGTCCAGTAGATGGGCATGATGTTAAACGTTTGGCTAGTATCATAAAAGATTTAAAAGACATACCTGGTCCAAAATTGTTGCATTGTGTTACGGTGAAAGGTAAAGGTTTCGCATTGGCGGAAAAAGACCAAACCAAATGGCATGCACCTGGCTTATTTGATAAAATTACTGGTGAAATTAAAAAATCAGTTCCCGATAAACCTCAACCACCAAAGTACCAAGATGTATTTGGACACACCTTAGTTGAATTGGCCGAGGCAAATGCCAAAATTGTAGGCATCACACCCGCCATGCCTTCTGGTTCCTCAATGAATATCATGATGAAAGCCATGCCAAGTCGTGCATTTGATGTTGGTATTGCCGAGCAACACGCGGTAACTTTCTCAGCTGGTCTAGCTACACAAGGCCTAGTTCCTTTTTGCAACATCTATTCAAGTTTTATGCAAAGAGCGTACGATCAAGTTATCCACGATGTGGCCATACAAAACCTGAATGTTGTTTTCTGTTTAGATAGAGCGGGTTTAGCAGGTGCTGATGGCGCAACCCACCATGGCGCTTATGATTTAGCTTACATGCGCTGTATACCTAATATGGTGATCGCATCTCCAATGAATGAAGAGGAATTGCGCAACCTGATGTTTACCGCCCAACAAGAAAATATTGGGCCATTTACTATTCGCTATCCACGTGGTAGTGGGGTAATGGCAGATTGGAAAAGACCTTTTAAAGCCCTAGAAATTGGAAAGGGGCGTAAAATTTCCGAAGGTGAAGATGTAGCTATTTTATCAATTGGCCATGTCGGTAATTTTGCTGTCGATGCTTGTAAAGAATTGAACAGTGAAGGAATTCATCCAGCACATTACGACCTAAGATTTGTTAAACCGCTCGATGCCACAATGTTGCATGAAGTTTTCAGTCGTTATAAAAATATCATTACCATAGAAGATGGTTGTTTACAAGGTGGCATGGGTAGTGCCATCATAGAATTCATGGCCGACCATAACTACCAAGCCAATGTAGTGAGATTGGGTATCCCCGATGAGTTTATTGAACATGGTGAACAGCCAGAACTTTGGGCAATTTGTGGATATGATACCAACGCGATTATCAACGCTGTAAAAAAATTAGCGGTTAGCCGCACCACTAAAACAATGGCATCTTAA
- a CDS encoding Txe/YoeB family addiction module toxin: MGKYTIVLEARAEKDLKRHYKAGDKGTIKRINQIYDELKIHPTTGIGNPEALKHNLSGIWSRKINSKDRLIYKVEENIVTVFIISALGHYGDK; this comes from the coding sequence ATGGGAAAATATACTATAGTTTTAGAAGCAAGAGCGGAAAAGGACCTTAAACGACATTATAAAGCTGGAGATAAGGGAACTATCAAAAGAATAAACCAAATTTATGATGAATTAAAAATTCATCCAACTACAGGAATTGGGAACCCAGAAGCTTTAAAGCATAACCTTTCAGGCATTTGGTCTAGAAAGATAAATTCAAAAGATAGATTAATTTACAAAGTTGAAGAAAATATCGTTACTGTTTTTATTATCTCGGCTTTAGGTCATTATGGCGATAAATAA
- the rlmN gene encoding 23S rRNA (adenine(2503)-C(2))-methyltransferase RlmN produces the protein MLTSTKKIDIRSLDLPSLQQHFTEMKEPAYRAKQVYQWLWEKSARSFEEMSNLSKDLRKKLDDNYSINVVEINSAQFSNDHTIKNAFRLYDGNIVEGVLIPTEERMTACVSSQVGCSLTCKFCATGYMDRKRNLNADEIYDQVVLIDQQAKKNYNIPLSNIVYMGMGEPLLNYANVLKSIERITAPDGLNMSYKRITVSTAGIAKMIKKLGDDGAKFNLALSLHAANDIKRHEIMPITEHNSLKALAEALKYYFQKTKNPVTYEYIVFNNFNDEIQDAMELVKFCKHVPCKVNLIEYNPIQFADFINAEGDKIDAFADYLRKNGVNTNIRRSRGKDIDAACGQLAVKETAGN, from the coding sequence ATGTTAACATCAACAAAAAAAATAGACATCCGTTCCTTGGATTTGCCAAGCCTGCAACAACATTTCACTGAAATGAAAGAGCCAGCTTATCGTGCAAAACAAGTATATCAATGGCTTTGGGAAAAATCTGCTCGTAGTTTTGAGGAGATGAGTAACCTATCTAAAGACCTACGCAAAAAATTAGATGATAACTATAGCATCAACGTTGTTGAAATAAATAGTGCTCAATTTAGTAACGACCATACCATTAAAAATGCTTTCCGTTTATATGATGGCAACATTGTCGAAGGTGTTTTAATTCCAACAGAAGAAAGAATGACCGCTTGTGTAAGTTCTCAAGTTGGCTGCAGTTTAACCTGCAAGTTTTGCGCTACGGGTTATATGGACCGTAAGCGAAACCTCAACGCGGATGAAATTTACGACCAAGTAGTTTTAATTGACCAACAAGCAAAGAAAAACTATAATATCCCTTTATCGAACATTGTTTACATGGGGATGGGCGAGCCATTATTGAACTATGCTAATGTGCTTAAATCAATTGAAAGAATTACAGCTCCAGATGGTTTAAATATGTCGTATAAACGTATTACTGTTTCTACGGCTGGCATCGCAAAAATGATTAAAAAATTAGGTGACGATGGCGCTAAATTTAATTTAGCACTTTCCCTGCACGCAGCTAATGACATTAAACGCCACGAAATTATGCCAATTACTGAGCATAATTCCTTAAAAGCATTAGCCGAGGCTTTAAAATATTATTTCCAGAAAACGAAAAACCCTGTTACTTACGAATACATTGTTTTCAATAATTTCAATGATGAAATTCAAGACGCCATGGAATTGGTTAAATTCTGCAAACACGTTCCTTGTAAGGTAAACTTAATCGAATATAACCCAATTCAGTTTGCAGATTTTATTAATGCAGAAGGCGATAAAATTGATGCCTTTGCAGACTATCTACGTAAAAACGGAGTAAATACAAACATCAGGCGAAGCCGTGGCAAAGATATAGACGCCGCCTGCGGACAATTAGCAGTAAAAGAAACCGCAGGAAATTAG
- the rluF gene encoding 23S rRNA pseudouridine(2604) synthase RluF, which produces MAEVTTRLNKYISESGLCSRRAADRYIEQGQVFINGRKAKIGDKVFFGDLVSVNGNNIEPQKAENSILLAYNKPVGITSTTEANVKGNIVDHVNHSERVFPIGRLDKDSQGLIFLTNNGDLVNKILRAGNNHEKEYIVTVNKPLTPQFIEGMSKGVPVLGVMTKKCKVTQESPFVFKITLIQGLNRQIRRMCEHFGFEVTKLERTRIMNITLKGLPTGDWRELTEEEQAEIFKLVAKSSSEKPATPKRVTKKSAPEKEEKPAQRFAKDKTRGSKTKGDHKTAGAPSRGSAPSSDWFKSGPSKRSTRPSNGKSGVPGAKTRSPKRK; this is translated from the coding sequence ATGGCCGAGGTTACAACACGATTAAACAAATACATTAGCGAAAGTGGTTTATGCTCAAGAAGAGCCGCTGATAGATATATTGAGCAAGGTCAGGTTTTCATTAATGGACGTAAAGCTAAAATTGGCGACAAAGTCTTCTTTGGCGATTTAGTAAGTGTTAATGGAAATAACATCGAACCTCAAAAAGCAGAAAATTCTATCCTTTTAGCTTACAACAAACCAGTAGGCATTACCAGTACAACAGAAGCGAACGTAAAAGGCAATATTGTTGACCATGTTAATCATAGCGAACGTGTTTTCCCTATCGGCAGATTAGACAAAGATTCTCAGGGGTTAATTTTCTTGACCAACAACGGCGATTTAGTTAACAAGATTTTACGTGCTGGTAACAACCACGAGAAAGAATACATCGTTACGGTAAACAAACCGCTAACACCTCAATTTATTGAAGGAATGTCTAAAGGCGTTCCTGTTTTAGGTGTAATGACTAAAAAATGTAAAGTGACCCAAGAAAGTCCTTTTGTTTTTAAAATTACATTGATACAAGGCTTAAACCGTCAAATTAGGAGAATGTGTGAGCATTTTGGTTTTGAAGTGACCAAGTTGGAGAGAACCAGAATAATGAACATTACGCTAAAAGGTTTGCCAACTGGCGATTGGAGAGAATTAACTGAAGAAGAACAGGCTGAAATTTTCAAATTGGTTGCTAAATCAAGTTCTGAAAAACCAGCTACCCCAAAAAGAGTGACTAAAAAGTCAGCTCCAGAAAAAGAAGAAAAACCAGCACAACGTTTTGCAAAAGATAAAACTCGTGGCAGCAAAACAAAAGGCGACCATAAAACGGCTGGGGCTCCTTCAAGAGGTAGTGCACCAAGTTCAGATTGGTTTAAATCTGGCCCGAGCAAAAGGTCAACCCGACCATCAAACGGCAAATCAGGTGTTCCAGGTGCAAAAACTCGTAGTCCGAAAAGGAAATGA
- a CDS encoding PAS domain S-box protein, translated as MFKSPSVSPEYEKQRLSALYSYDILGEALEDELDNLVKLAAQIANVPMAYISFVDRENIILKSAFGIGSEYKIIPRNVTVCQHTMMLDKIFLVPDVSLDAELSTNSMLSLNNGIQFYASAPLKDADGFELGCLVLLDNVARNLTENQIEALETLAVQVVAQLALKRKNAQLIAQTQRYDEFIDIFTVSPEIHCILDRNGAILFINDAVTPMLQYSVNEVTGKDIWNYCYRDDIDRIVYAIERGLRNKEKQFRLDFRLVSKTGEVKWISWGMVAKEQRWYCYGRDISEAKKVEQELTKLSFVASKVNNGVVINDPQNNVMWVNDAFEKITGFNLEDLKGKPLGDLISGPETDWSLIENARTLTRQKQSFTVDILAYRKDKQKIWLSIYNTVVLDIDGKVETEVEIIIDITEKKKAEEELQILSLVASKTDTGVAITNERGEITWVNEALENLVGYSLDELSGSMLGDLLSSSETDKEVIVNAREKALNKQAYTIEVLAHKKDKTPIWLSVANTPIINAIGQLERQVELIYDITKRKQIEKEMLESREQALQLSEAKEMFLSVMSHEIRTPLNAVIGMTHLLLDNNPKASQINDLNILKFSGENLLNIINDILDFTKIETGNLQLESSPFDLHSLSVDIINSLQMSAGKRGNLLNLFYDDTIPEQLLGDKTRLYQVIINLIGNAIKFTENGKIDLVITVKGKTDNEVTIYFEIKDTGIGIPKDKQSYIFETFTQARADISRKYGGTGLGLAITKKLLKLYNSEINVESTEGKGTIFSFAIKFNLLSDSYVATKQASSTTVFTGKKILVVDDNEVNILIAKRFLTKWGLIIDFATNGEEAINKVVNNIYDLIFMDIRMPGIDGFDTTRIIREIQGDYFKTVPIIALTASTLHNENMKFKESGMNGHILKPFNPDEIKEVLTNYFKG; from the coding sequence ATGTTTAAGAGTCCTAGTGTTTCTCCTGAATATGAAAAACAACGTCTTTCGGCATTGTATTCTTATGATATTTTAGGAGAAGCACTTGAGGATGAATTAGACAATCTTGTAAAGTTAGCTGCTCAAATTGCTAACGTGCCAATGGCCTATATTTCCTTTGTTGATAGGGAAAATATTATCCTAAAATCAGCTTTTGGGATTGGATCTGAATACAAAATCATACCTAGAAATGTAACTGTTTGTCAGCATACGATGATGTTAGACAAAATTTTCTTGGTGCCTGATGTTTCCTTAGATGCCGAACTATCTACAAATTCGATGTTGTCCTTAAACAATGGAATTCAGTTTTATGCAAGCGCACCCTTAAAAGATGCAGATGGTTTTGAATTGGGTTGTTTGGTTTTATTAGACAATGTTGCCAGGAACCTAACAGAAAATCAAATAGAAGCGCTAGAAACGCTTGCGGTACAGGTTGTTGCGCAATTAGCTTTAAAAAGGAAAAATGCGCAACTCATAGCTCAAACTCAACGCTATGATGAGTTTATAGATATTTTTACGGTTTCACCAGAAATCCATTGTATTTTAGATAGAAATGGGGCTATCCTTTTTATAAATGATGCCGTGACGCCTATGCTACAGTATTCTGTAAACGAGGTAACTGGCAAAGATATATGGAACTATTGCTATAGAGATGATATTGACAGGATAGTTTATGCCATAGAAAGAGGGCTTAGAAATAAAGAGAAACAGTTTAGGTTAGACTTTAGATTGGTTAGCAAAACTGGTGAGGTGAAATGGATTAGTTGGGGAATGGTTGCCAAAGAGCAAAGATGGTATTGTTATGGCAGGGACATAAGTGAAGCGAAAAAAGTAGAGCAAGAATTAACAAAACTATCGTTTGTTGCTAGCAAAGTAAATAACGGTGTTGTAATTAATGACCCACAGAATAATGTAATGTGGGTTAACGATGCATTCGAAAAAATTACAGGATTTAATTTAGAAGACTTAAAAGGTAAACCCCTAGGCGATTTGATTAGTGGACCAGAAACAGATTGGTCGCTGATTGAAAATGCCAGAACTTTAACAAGGCAAAAACAATCATTTACAGTTGATATTTTAGCTTACAGAAAGGACAAACAAAAAATATGGTTGTCTATTTACAATACGGTTGTTTTAGATATAGATGGTAAGGTAGAAACAGAAGTTGAAATTATTATTGACATTACCGAAAAGAAAAAGGCTGAAGAAGAACTTCAAATTTTGTCTCTTGTAGCGAGTAAAACAGATACAGGAGTTGCCATTACTAACGAAAGAGGTGAAATTACCTGGGTAAATGAAGCTTTGGAGAACTTGGTGGGTTATTCCTTAGATGAACTTTCTGGCAGCATGTTGGGAGACTTGCTTTCTTCTTCAGAAACCGACAAAGAAGTAATTGTTAACGCTAGAGAAAAAGCCCTAAACAAACAAGCTTATACCATTGAAGTTCTAGCTCATAAAAAGGACAAAACGCCAATTTGGCTGTCAGTGGCCAATACACCTATTATAAATGCAATAGGTCAGCTAGAAAGACAGGTTGAACTTATTTACGATATCACCAAACGTAAACAAATTGAAAAAGAGATGCTCGAATCTCGTGAGCAAGCTTTACAATTAAGTGAAGCAAAAGAGATGTTCCTTTCGGTGATGAGTCACGAGATACGAACGCCATTAAATGCAGTTATCGGCATGACACATTTGTTGTTGGATAATAACCCAAAAGCATCTCAAATCAATGATTTGAATATCTTAAAGTTTTCTGGCGAAAACTTATTAAACATCATCAATGATATATTAGATTTTACCAAGATTGAGACAGGGAACCTTCAATTAGAGTCGTCACCTTTTGATTTGCATTCGCTCAGCGTTGATATAATTAATTCATTGCAAATGAGTGCGGGTAAAAGAGGTAATCTTTTAAACCTATTTTATGACGATACTATACCAGAGCAATTATTAGGGGATAAAACGAGACTATACCAAGTTATTATTAATTTAATAGGCAATGCCATTAAGTTTACTGAAAATGGAAAAATAGACTTAGTTATTACGGTTAAAGGAAAAACCGATAACGAAGTAACCATTTATTTCGAAATAAAAGATACTGGTATTGGAATTCCGAAAGATAAACAGTCTTACATCTTTGAGACTTTTACTCAAGCTAGAGCTGATATATCAAGAAAATATGGTGGTACGGGCTTAGGACTGGCCATTACCAAAAAACTTCTAAAGCTATACAATTCAGAAATCAATGTTGAAAGTACGGAAGGTAAGGGCACCATATTTTCTTTTGCAATTAAATTCAATCTACTTTCAGACTCCTATGTAGCTACCAAACAAGCCAGCTCTACAACTGTGTTTACAGGCAAAAAGATTTTAGTTGTTGATGACAATGAGGTAAACATCCTTATTGCTAAGCGATTTTTAACGAAATGGGGATTAATTATTGACTTTGCCACCAATGGCGAGGAAGCTATAAATAAGGTAGTGAATAACATTTATGACCTTATTTTTATGGATATCAGAATGCCTGGAATTGATGGTTTTGATACCACTAGAATCATCCGAGAAATTCAAGGTGATTATTTTAAAACAGTACCAATTATAGCACTTACGGCATCTACGCTCCATAATGAAAATATGAAGTTTAAAGAATCAGGTATGAATGGACACATATTAAAGCCATTTAATCCGGATGAAATTAAGGAAGTATTGACGAATTACTTTAAGGGGTAG
- a CDS encoding ComF family protein translates to MIAVKRLATDMIELLFPELCNACGTHLYYGEKEICTKCLYDLPYTDYHLHADNRVAKQLWGRLPINAAMAMLYFRKGTKVQNLMHSLKYKSQTDVGVKLGNLLGDRIKLGSQYEDVDLIIPVPLHPKKERIRGYNQSEFIVNGISKVLDIPVSTSHLLRDKSTESQTKKARYTRYENMQSVFKINNKEQLENLHVLLIDDVITTGATLEACGNTLLSAGIKKLSIAAIAFAE, encoded by the coding sequence ATGATTGCCGTAAAACGTTTAGCTACAGACATGATAGAATTGCTTTTTCCTGAGCTTTGTAATGCTTGTGGCACACATTTATACTACGGAGAAAAAGAAATTTGCACCAAATGTCTTTATGATTTACCTTATACAGATTATCATCTTCACGCAGACAATCGAGTAGCCAAACAACTTTGGGGAAGGCTACCTATAAATGCCGCAATGGCAATGTTGTACTTTAGAAAAGGAACAAAGGTTCAAAATCTAATGCACAGTTTAAAGTATAAAAGCCAAACTGATGTTGGAGTTAAACTTGGAAATTTATTAGGTGATAGAATAAAATTAGGAAGCCAGTACGAGGATGTAGACTTAATTATTCCTGTCCCCTTACACCCTAAAAAAGAAAGAATAAGAGGTTATAACCAAAGTGAGTTTATTGTCAATGGCATTTCCAAAGTATTAGATATTCCAGTAAGTACAAGCCATTTGCTTAGAGATAAATCTACCGAAAGCCAAACCAAAAAAGCAAGATACACTCGATATGAAAACATGCAATCTGTTTTTAAAATCAACAATAAAGAACAATTAGAAAATTTGCACGTTTTATTAATTGATGATGTAATTACAACTGGCGCAACATTAGAAGCTTGTGGAAATACATTATTGAGTGCTGGAATAAAAAAATTAAGTATAGCAGCAATTGCTTTTGCAGAATAA
- the glyA gene encoding serine hydroxymethyltransferase: MKRDTLIFDLIDKELNRQEHGLELIASENFVSKQVMEAAGSVLTNKYAEGLPGKRYYGGCQVVDEIENLAIERAKKLFGAAWVNVQPHSGAQANAAVMLAVIQPGDKILGFDLSHGGHLTHGSPVNFSGKLYQPHFYGVKKEDGLIDYAKLEEVALAEKPKLIICGASAYSREWDYAFIRKVADQIGALVLADISHPAGFIAKGLLANPLPHCHIVTTTTHKTLRGPRGGMIMMGQDFENPWGLKTPKGEIRMMSALLDMAVFPGTQGGPLEHIIAAKAIAFGEALTDDYLTYIKQVGANAQAMAKAFVAKGYGIISGGTDNHLMLIDLRNKNITGKVAEAALEKAEITVNKNMVPFDDKSPFVTSGMRVGTAAITSRGFKETEMQQIVDLIDEVLTNPEDESNLQSVKAKVEALVSRFPLYK; the protein is encoded by the coding sequence ATGAAAAGAGATACTTTAATTTTTGATTTAATCGACAAGGAACTAAACAGACAAGAGCATGGTCTAGAGCTTATTGCATCAGAAAATTTTGTGAGCAAACAAGTGATGGAGGCAGCTGGTTCAGTATTAACGAATAAATATGCTGAAGGTTTGCCTGGGAAACGTTATTATGGCGGTTGTCAGGTTGTTGATGAGATTGAGAATTTAGCGATTGAAAGGGCGAAGAAGCTTTTTGGTGCAGCATGGGTAAATGTTCAACCACATTCTGGTGCACAAGCAAATGCTGCTGTGATGTTAGCAGTTATTCAGCCTGGAGATAAAATATTAGGTTTTGACCTTTCACATGGTGGACACTTAACACATGGCTCTCCGGTAAACTTTTCTGGTAAGTTATATCAACCACATTTTTATGGGGTTAAAAAAGAAGATGGTTTAATAGATTATGCTAAATTAGAAGAGGTTGCATTGGCTGAAAAACCAAAATTGATCATTTGTGGTGCATCGGCCTATTCTAGAGAATGGGATTATGCTTTCATCCGCAAGGTAGCGGATCAAATTGGAGCTTTAGTTTTAGCTGATATTTCTCACCCAGCTGGTTTCATCGCAAAAGGTTTATTGGCAAATCCTCTTCCTCATTGTCATATTGTAACTACTACAACTCATAAAACTTTACGTGGACCACGTGGTGGAATGATCATGATGGGACAAGATTTTGAAAATCCTTGGGGCTTAAAAACACCAAAAGGCGAAATCAGAATGATGTCGGCTTTGCTAGATATGGCAGTATTTCCGGGTACGCAAGGTGGTCCATTAGAACATATTATCGCAGCTAAAGCAATTGCTTTTGGTGAAGCTTTAACTGATGATTATTTAACTTATATTAAACAAGTAGGTGCTAATGCACAGGCAATGGCCAAGGCATTTGTTGCTAAAGGTTACGGAATTATTTCTGGTGGAACAGATAACCACTTGATGTTAATTGATTTAAGAAACAAAAATATAACTGGTAAAGTAGCAGAGGCTGCGTTAGAAAAAGCTGAAATAACCGTAAATAAAAATATGGTTCCTTTTGACGACAAATCTCCATTTGTTACTTCGGGAATGCGTGTAGGAACAGCGGCAATAACCTCTAGAGGTTTTAAAGAAACTGAAATGCAACAAATTGTTGATTTGATTGATGAAGTTTTAACAAATCCGGAAGATGAAAGTAACTTGCAAAGTGTAAAAGCTAAAGTTGAGGCTCTTGTAAGCCGTTTTCCGCTTTATAAATAG
- a CDS encoding DUF2683 family protein, translating to METLIMHPENKEQLAALKAVAKALKVPFEKKELSEREKTIELYGKDLVETVERAEKSIKEGNFKTMDPSKSLWENIL from the coding sequence ATGGAAACATTAATTATGCATCCTGAGAACAAAGAGCAATTAGCGGCCTTAAAAGCTGTTGCAAAAGCTTTAAAAGTTCCTTTCGAAAAGAAAGAACTTTCTGAAAGGGAAAAAACAATTGAGCTGTATGGCAAGGATTTGGTAGAAACTGTAGAACGTGCAGAAAAATCTATCAAAGAAGGAAATTTTAAAACAATGGACCCATCAAAATCTTTATGGGAAAATATACTATAG